The Streptomyces sp. NBC_00286 nucleotide sequence CGCGGATGACGGCCGCGCTCGGCACACTCCGCACGCTCGCCAGAGCGGCCGCGACCGCTCTGGCCCAGGTGCTGCCGCGACCGGTGTACGACACCGGCCGGGTGTTGTTCACGCTGCCCGGCCGCCGACCGGGCACCTCCTTCGAGCTAGTGCCACAAGCATGGGACGACGTACTGGAGCACGCGGTGGTGCGCAGGGGACCACCGCGGCGGGAGCACTTCCGCTCCGTCACCGGTCCCGGCATCCGCGGGACCGGTCTTTCCCGTATCAGCAAGGAGTTCCCCTGTGTCCATGTCCACCCATCTGGTGGCCCATGCCGGTCGCCGCATCGCTCTCGCCGGTGCCGCCGCGCTGACTGCCACGCTCACCCTGGCCACACCGGTCGCCGCGCACGCGGAGGTCGAGGCCGACAAGCCCCAGGCCCTGGCCGAGAAGGCCACCCTCAGCTTTGTCTCCGAGGCCGAGTCCGACACCGCCGGCTTCACCGAACTGCGCGTCGTACTGCCCGAGGGCATCGCTCCCGGTGACGTCACGCTCGACGAGGCTCCCAAGGGCTGGAAGCTGAAGGCCGCCGACGACGGGTACACCGTCGGCGGCCCCGCCCTGAAGACCGGCGTCGACGCCGAGCACAAGATCAAGATCCGGCAGCTGCCGGACGCGAAGGAGCTCGCATTCAAGACCGTCGAGACCTACAGCGACGGCGAAGTCTCCCGCTGGATCGAGCTGCCCAGCGGCGGCGAGGAACCCGAACAGCCCGCGCCGGTCCTGACGTTGAAGGCGGCGGCACCGGGCGCCACCCCCCTCAGCCCGAGCCCCACCGCAAGTGAGACGCCCACCCCGACCCCTACCCCCTCGGTCACCGAGTCGGCCACCACGGCCGCAGGCGCCGAAACCGAGAACACAGCCGCCGAGGAGGACGAGGGAAGCTCGGCCGGCGTGATCATCGGCGGGGTGGTCGTGGCCCTGCTGGTGCTCGGTGGCGGAGCATGGTGGCTGGCCAAGCGGCGCACCGCGTCGTCGCACAATTGACCCACTGCCTGCCGCGTCTGTGGGGCGGGACCCCTTCCGCCCCACAGACGAGTTCGGCCGATCAGGCAATACGAACGACCGCGATACGAGGCACACGGCAGCAGCTGCTCGAGGACGCAGGGGCCGCGATCCGGCCGAACGCTCTCGGGATGGCCACCGTCATAGCGGTAGCCGTCTCGGAGGGATCCACCATGCCCATGACTGCCGTACGCTTCGGTCCCCGTTTCATGTCCGCTGCCGTACTGATCGGGGCGCTGATGTGCGCCACTGCTGCCTGTGGCACCGAGGCGTCGACGTCCTCTGGATCCGCCGAGGGGACTGAGCCGAAGAGCGCCATCGGACAGAGTGAGATCACCTGGGAGGAGCCCGCCTCGTACGCGTACACGCTGACGTCGAGTGAACAGGCCCTGCATGGGACCTTCCGGGTGACGGTCCGAGACGGCAAAGCGGCAAAGGCCGTCGGCCTTGACGACAACGGCCGACAGGCGCTGCAGCAGGTACCTGGTCAAGTACCCACGATCGGCGACCTGTTGGAGAGGCTTGAACAGGCCCGGCGCGACAAAGTGAATACGGCGGAGGCGGAGTACGCCGGCGACGGGCACCCGGTACGGATCACCCTGGACGGGAACGAGAACACGATCGACGACGAAGCCCTGTACGTCATCAGCGCCTACGAACCAGCCATGAGCTAGGCCGTGACGGCGGACCGTTCAGCGAGGTGAGCCTGAGTCAGTGCACGCCCACTGCCTGGTTCGCGGCCACGAGATGGTGCGGCAGCCCAGCGAGGTTGTGGTGCCACTCAGCAGCCGACGTGGACCGGGACCAGTGCCGGGCGCCATCTACGCGGCGGAGCCCCGCACTCGGCATCAAGAGCGGTTGATCAGTTTTCTGACCTCGGAAGGAATCTCGTTGCCGGAGTGGACGGCGACGAAGCGAGCGTCACCGGGTTCTTCTCCCACCGCGATGGCGATGCTGGGATCCAGCCCCTCGACCGCATAGGCGGTCGTCGAGGTCGGCGTTGTCCGACCGTCGTCATCGTCGTTCGGTGTGTCGTCGCATGGCGGGAGGGTGGCGGGACCGAGCTTGTCCTCAACCGTGAAATCGATGTTCGCCACATCCGAGTACGTACGGTTCTTGTAGTCGACCAGGAACGCACAGGACGACGCGGACTCGCCGCCATCGTCGTCGCTCGACGACGTACAGGCGACGGACACCGCAAAGGTGGCTGCCGCCAGCAGTGTGCCAATGGATCCGCTCCGGCCGACCGGGAGTACGGCTTTCATCGAATGTGCCTCCTCGCGGAGCATCAGCTCCGGCTCAGTAGATACCGCGCAGGCCGAGGACATCACCCCTGCCAGCGTCCTGGCCTTGGTCGTGCACCTGAACGAGCTTCCGTACGTGGTGAGGTTCTCGTGCGCCCGGTAGGGCCTTTCAGTCCGAAGACGTGTCCGGCCTCATGAGTACGACGGTGCGGATATGGAATCCGTTCACGCGGCTGCTGGTCGGCCTGTCCGTGAAGCCGTCGTCGTGAGCGTTGGAGCGGACGCCGGCCTCGCGCACGTCGTCCGCCTCGTAGCTCGTGCAGGCCACGAAGTCGGCCTTGTGCGCGTCGGCCTGGTCGGCGTAGCCACAGTTGTTGCGGCTAGGGCATCGACCCGTCCGTGACCTCAGTACCGGCGTGACGGGCATCGGACGCGTTGCGCGGAACTTCGGCGGGCGGCGCGGTGAGCCGGGCGCGGCGCAGGGCCGGGGAGGCCGCGGCGACCGCCAGTGTGGCCACGACGCAGACCAGGCCGCCGGTGACCACGGCGGTGCGGGCGCTGGTCAGTTCGACGAGGAAGCCGACGGCGGCGTTGCCCAGGGCCGGCGAGACGCCGGCCTGGACCATCCACAGGCTGCTGACCGGTCCGCGCAGTTCGTCCGGTGTGCCGTGCTGGAGCAGGGCCGAGCACAGGGTCCCGGAGATGGGTCGCCCAGCCCGGCGAGGGCCAGCAGGGTGAGGGCGAGTGGGAGGTACGAGGTGGCGCCGAAGCCTGTCAGGGGCAGTCCCCACACCAGGACCGCGCCGATCAGGGCGTGACCGCCGGCGCGGCCGGTCCAGCCGCTGGTGGCCGCGCCCGCCCATCTGGAACTCGCGGATCTGCAACAACTGCCGCCGCCGTGGCTGCGCTCCGAGACGGAAGAGAAACTGCCTTACCTGAAGCGGGTCAGCGAGTTGGATCCCGACTCGCCCGACACGCTCTTCGAGTTCTCCCTGGACGTCTGCATCGACGGGATCGCGGCCCGTGCGCAGGCTTGAGTGGCCGGTCAGTAGTCCGGTAGTGGCCTGATGGTGACGTCCTTCGAGACGGTGACCTGGTCGATGTCGGTGGTGCGCACGGTAAGGCGCATGGTCCAGGTGCCGGGCAGCGGAAGCCGCAGGCTCTCCGTCCACCAATAGCCCTTCCTGTCCACGAGCTTCGCGTCCAGCGGGCCGATCCGCTGGGCGCGATGGGTGAGGGTGAGACGGAGTTCGGGAACGGTGGAGACACCGGTGTCGGGTCCGAACACCAGGGCCTGCACCGTGTTGTCGCCGACCTGCCCCGGGTCGAAGGTGATCTGCACCTTGCCTTGCCCGTTCGGCGTACCGACGTCGAACGGGACCGTCGCCACCGCCGCCGGGGGCCGCCGGGACGCGGTGGCAGCTGCGGCGCTCTCCTCGGCGGCGCGGCTGGGCTGGGTTCCGGTTAGCACGGTGGTGATCGCCAGGACGACGACACCGAGGACGGCTTCGGCGGCGACCGACCGGCGCAGCCCGCGCCGGTACCGGTCGGAGGGGGACGGAGGGCCAGAGGAGCCGGACGCGGACGGGGAGGAGCCGGACGGGTCGGGGTCGGACAGGTTGCAGTCGGACGGGTCGGGGCTGTCGGTGGGATCGCCCGGGCCGGGTGGCCCGGCATTGTCCCCGCCCCCGGTTGTGCCGCTGCCCGAGGAGGCGCTGACGCCCACGCGCTCCGCCACCCGTACGCGTTGCGGCTCTGCCGCCGAGTGGGCTTCCGTCGTCTGCGGTTCGTGGCCGAGTTGCGCGGTCCACCGGCGGGAGAACGCAGCCGCGGTCAGCACCAGGAACACGGCGGCGACCTTGAGCCTGAGGAGATTGCCGTACTCGGTGGTGGTGAGCGCGTCCAAGGAGCCGAGCTGCCGCCAGGACTGGTAGACCCCGGTGACAACCAGGACGGCGACCGCGGTGAATGCCAGCCGGGAGAAGCGCGCGACTGCCGCTGCCGGGATCACCGTGCCGGCGGGTGCCCGGAACAGGGCGAGGGTCAGCGCGACCAGACCGCCCAGCCACACCGCCATGGCCAACAGATGCAGCACGGACCCCGGGATCGCCAGCGGCACTTGGATACCGGTGG carries:
- a CDS encoding DUF6174 domain-containing protein; its protein translation is MTAVRFGPRFMSAAVLIGALMCATAACGTEASTSSGSAEGTEPKSAIGQSEITWEEPASYAYTLTSSEQALHGTFRVTVRDGKAAKAVGLDDNGRQALQQVPGQVPTIGDLLERLEQARRDKVNTAEAEYAGDGHPVRITLDGNENTIDDEALYVISAYEPAMS
- a CDS encoding copper resistance CopC/CopD family protein → MPTASRRTRTPLTALLLVGAVLALLFGGAGPASAHATLTRSAPADTSVLKTAPQHITLAFTENVSLSDGSLRVLSPKNERVDRGAITHAGGKGSTARVLLRGKLAEGTYIVSWRVVSADSHPVSGAFTFSIGTPSAATAAVPDESPDDSAASRLYGFFRYVAYGGLALLIGVAVFALVCWPAAAGLRPLRKLLIGGWTTLAASTVVLLLLRGPYETGQGLSAVADLSLLGRTITGRTGAALGTRLLLLAGAGALAALFTARHRRTAEQTRHESAADAADGTDTPSTVGATALPADNSQFGTGARAAGALFALGLALTWAAAEHASTGIQVPLAIPGSVLHLLAMAVWLGGLVALTLALFRAPAGTVIPAAAVARFSRLAFTAVAVLVVTGVYQSWRQLGSLDALTTTEYGNLLRLKVAAVFLVLTAAAFSRRWTAQLGHEPQTTEAHSAAEPQRVRVAERVGVSASSGSGTTGGGDNAGPPGPGDPTDSPDPSDCNLSDPDPSGSSPSASGSSGPPSPSDRYRRGLRRSVAAEAVLGVVVLAITTVLTGTQPSRAAEESAAAATASRRPPAAVATVPFDVGTPNGQGKVQITFDPGQVGDNTVQALVFGPDTGVSTVPELRLTLTHRAQRIGPLDAKLVDRKGYWWTESLRLPLPGTWTMRLTVRTTDIDQVTVSKDVTIRPLPDY
- a CDS encoding DUF6281 family protein — encoded protein: MKAVLPVGRSGSIGTLLAAATFAVSVACTSSSDDDGGESASSCAFLVDYKNRTYSDVANIDFTVEDKLGPATLPPCDDTPNDDDDGRTTPTSTTAYAVEGLDPSIAIAVGEEPGDARFVAVHSGNEIPSEVRKLINRS
- a CDS encoding DUF1775 domain-containing protein translates to MSTHLVAHAGRRIALAGAAALTATLTLATPVAAHAEVEADKPQALAEKATLSFVSEAESDTAGFTELRVVLPEGIAPGDVTLDEAPKGWKLKAADDGYTVGGPALKTGVDAEHKIKIRQLPDAKELAFKTVETYSDGEVSRWIELPSGGEEPEQPAPVLTLKAAAPGATPLSPSPTASETPTPTPTPSVTESATTAAGAETENTAAEEDEGSSAGVIIGGVVVALLVLGGGAWWLAKRRTASSHN